Genomic segment of Kibdelosporangium phytohabitans:
CCCGTGCGGAAGCCCGGGTCGAGGCCCATCGTCGCCCTGGTGCCCGCGGGCGCGGCCAGCAGCAGGTCACGCAGGTTCGCCGCGAACACGCGGACCGCTTCCTCCTCGGCCGCGTTGCGCAGACGCATCCGCAGGTCGATGCCGAGGTGCACGAGGATCCTGGTGCGCCACGCCCAGCGGACCGTGTCGGTCAGCCACTTGTCACCGGCGCGGCCCTGGTCGTCGATGCCGAACTTGGCGGCGATCCGGATCTCGTAGTCGCTCGGCCCGGTCGCGGGCTCGTCGGTCGGTTCCGGGCTGAGGTTGAGGTCGAGGATCTCCTCCTTCTCACCGCGGAACATCGCCAGGATGCGGTGCGACGGCAGCTTGGTCAGCGGCTCGGCGAAGTCGAAGTAGTCGGAGAACTTGGCGCCCTCCTCTTGCTTGCCGTCACGGACCTTCGCCGCCATGCGGCCGCGCGACCACATGTGCTCACGCAGCTCACCGATCAGGTCGGCGTCCTCACCGAAGCGCTCGACCAGGATCGACCGGGCGCCTTCCAGCGCGGCGGCGACGTCGGCGACGTTCTTGTCCGCGTCGACGAAACCCGCGGCGGTTGCCTGCGGGTCCAGTGCCGGATCGGCCAGCAGCTGGTCGGCGAGCGGTTCGAGACCGGCTTCGCGTGCGATCTGCGCCTTGGTGCGCCGCTTGGGCTTGTAGGGCAGGTAGATGTCCTCGAGGCGAGCCTTGGAGTCCGCTGTGCGGATCTGCTCGTCGAGCTCGTCGGTCAGTTTCCCTTGCGATCGCACCGACTCCAGGATCGCCACCCGGCGCTCTTCGAGCTCGCGCAGGTAACGCAGCCGTTCTTCGAGGGTGCGCAGTTGCGCGTCGTCGAGCGTGCCGGTCACCTCCTTGCGGTACCGGGCGATGAACGGCACGGTCGCGCCGCCGTCGAGCAGGTCGACCGCGGCCTTCACCTGGTGCTCGCGGACGCCCAACTCCTCGGCGATCCGCTGGTCTATCGACAAAGTCACGCCCAGCATTGTGCCCGCAGGTCAACGTGGCCAAAGGCAGGGGTGAATTTTACGCCCAGTAGGTTACTTCGCCGTAACCCACTGGGCCGGTGGCGCGTTGTGCCGGGTACATAACACCCAGTGGAGGGTATATGCGCAGCTCACGGCTGTTGACCCTGCTGACTGCCGTGGTGGCCGTCGGTGCTTTGTCCGCCCCTGTGTCTGGCGCTGCGACGTCATTCGGCGCAGACATCTCGTACCAGTCGATTCCCGGCGAGGGCGGTACGCCCATGCGTGGGTTCGTGGTGAAACCCACCGGGCGGGGTGACGGTCCGTTCCCCCTGCTGGTCATGCCTGCCAGTTGGAGCGCGCCCAACCTGGAGTACGTCGGCGCGGCCCGCAAACTCGCGGCCGAGAGCGGCGACATCGTCATCAGCTACACCAGCCGCGGGTTCTACGACTCCGGCGGCGAGATCGACGTGGCCGGGCCGGACACCGTCGACGACGTCAGCCGGGTGATCGACTGGGCGTTGGCCAACACGCCCGCCGACGTGAACAAGATCGGTGTCGCCGGGATTTCCTACGGCGCGGGCATCGGGTTGCTGGCCGCGGCCAACGACAAGCGGGTCAAGGCGGTCGCGTCGATGAGCACGTGGGCCGACCTGGAGGCCTCGCTGTACCCGAACGCGACGATCAGCCAGCTGTCCGCTGGCGGGCTGCTCGCGGCGGGTCAGCTGACCGGCAGGCCAGGGCCTGACCTGCGCAGGATCACCGCGGAGTTCCTGCAGGGGAAGATCGACTACGCCCGGCAGCTGGCGCCGTCGCGTTCGGCGAGCAGCAAGGTCGACCAGATCAACGCCAACGGCGCCGCGGTGTTCATCGCGAACTCGTTCCAGGACGCCATCTTCCCGCCGAACCAGGCGGTGGACTTCTACGACCGGCTGCGCACCCCGAAACGGCTGATGCTGCAGGGCGGTGACCACGCGACGTCCGAGCTGCTCGGTGCGGTGGGGCTGTCCAACGACGTCTGGGACACCGCGACGGACTGGTTCGACCGCTACCTCAACGGGATCGACAACGGCATCGACCGCACACCACCCGTTCAGGTGATGTCGGCCAATGCCGGGAAGTGGCGCGGCTACCAGAGCTGGGCGTCGGCCGCCACCACGACCGACACGGTTCCGTTGGGCGCCAAGACGTTCGTGTCCGGTGTCGACAGCGCGGCCAACAGCGGGATCCCGATCCTCAGCGGCGCTTTGCAGGGATACTTCAAGATCCCCGTCGGTGTGTTCATCCCCGCTGTCCTGAACGCCGGGGTGTGGCACGGCCCGGTCTACTCGCAGGCCACAACCGTTGTGGGCAAACCGAAACTCACCACGACCGTGAAGTCGGGCAACACCGGCACGACACTGGTGGCGTACCTCTACGACGTGGATCCGGCGGGTTTCGGCGCTCTCATCACGCACAAGCCCTACACGATCAGGGGAACCAAGTCCGCGACGATCGACTTCGCGCTGGAGTCGATCTCGTGGGACGTGCCCGCCGGGCACCACTTGGCGCTGGTGGTGGACAGCGCGGACCTGCGGTACACGAGCGAAAGCAAAGCGGGCCTCGTCAAGATCGACGGCACGCTGACGGTTCCGCGGCGGTGACGTGAGCATCGCGTTGGTCGCCGCAGCGGGCGACCAACGCGAGCCCTTCGGCACGCCTTGGCGGTACCGAACCACCTGAGCAGGTGGGCGAGCAGATCCTGCTGGTCCGCACCGGCACGCGCCACGCCGTCCGGCCACGGCAGCACGGCCGGCACCTCCAGTTCCGCGCCGACATCGGCAACGTGGTCGACGCGATCCGCCCAGCCCGCCACCGAAAGACCACCGGTCTGGTCGAGGAGCAGGCCACGGCCGCCGCGCAGCAACTCGTAGAGGCGTCCGCGTTTCACCGTGATGTCACGCAGCCGCCTGCCCAGCAGCTCGTGTCCTTCGCCGAAGTCGTAGCGCACGCCGATCGCGGTGATCTTCTCGATCAGGTACCTGTTCACCTCTTCGAAGTCCATCAGCTCGGACATCGACCTGCGCACGGGTGTTGGCCAGCACGTCGGCGGCCACGGGGTGCCGTTCGGCGTGGGAGGAGTCCAGCAGCCCGTCCGGCGCCCAGCCGTCGACCACGGCGGCCAGTTCGTCGTCCGGCATGGTCACCACCGCCTCGCCGATCAGCGTGTCCATTCCCGTCGGCCACGGTTTGTCCATACCGGCGAAGAACCCGCCGTTGTCGAACCGCCGGCCCAATGCGAGAAACGGTCCAGCAGACCGCGCTGGTCCATCACCTCGATGCTGCGCACGTGCAGTCCCATCGCGCGGACGACCTTGGCCGGTTCCGCGTCCCGTTCCAGTACGACCACGTGCACGCCGTGACACCCGATTCCCCGGAGACTGGCTGTGGCCGGGGAATTCTGCGACACGAACCGGGTCTTGCCGCAAGGCCCCCGGTGCGCTATATGTTGAAGTAGGCAAAGAGCGGGCGAACTCCTCGCCGAATCGCTTTCCGGGTGAAATCAGCTTGCCTGCAGGAAATCCGTGGTGAGGCGGGCCAGGTCCGCAGGCTTTTCCTGGAGCATGGCGTGCGTGCCGTCGAACTCGGTGACGCGGGCTCCGGCTGCCGTGAGATCGGCGAGGACGCCGCGGCGCATGGCGTTGTAATAGTCGGCGAACGGCTCCTGCGCGCTCATCAGCTTGGCGGCGACCACGGCGAGGTGCCTGGTGGTCAGGCCGTCGTAGAAGTCGTGCACCGAGCCGTCGTCGATCAACGGGCGGAGCGCCACGTGCTCCGGTGGCATCTGCTTGGCCATCTCGTCGAAGACTTCCTCGAGCTTGGCCTTCCACGTGGCAACCTCGTCGGCGGACAGGCCGGGGTAGGTCGACGGATGGCCGTGGCCGTCCAGGTTGACCACGCCTGGGCACTCGGGGTGGCGGTGGGCCCACTTGATGCCCAGCGCGCCGCCGAGCGAGTGCCCGACCACGGCCGGGTTGTCCAGGCCGAGCCCGTCGAGGTGGTCGAGCATCGCCTCCCATGTGCTCAGCCCGGTCAGGTCCGGTGCGGTGCAACGGAAACCGGGCATCAACGGGATGAAGCCGGCCCAGTCGTCCGGTCGTCCGCCCGCGCCGTGCAGCAGCAACAGGTCCCTCATGTGCTTCCCCTCTGCTGGATCCGTTCCCGGATGGACGTCACGGTGACGCCCCCGTCGGGATGGCGGGCGAGCTTGTTGCGGGTGACCAGGTCGTGTACGCCCTGTCTGGTGACGCCGAGCATCGCGCCCGCGAGCGAGTACGGGACCGCCTCGCGGCCCGGGTACCCCATGCGGAGCAAGGTGACCTGGCCCAACGGGGTTCGCCACCAGCCCGCTGGCGGGTTGAACGCCTCGTCGCTCGGGTACAGGGCGCCGATGATGCTCGCGACCGCGTACGTGCCGTTCGGCCCGTGCAAGCGTGCTGCCCATGACTCGGCGGCACGCTCACACCGCCCCCGCAACTCCGATACCGGATCCGTGCCGGTCGCCGGGTCTTCGGCGAGCAGGATCTCCAGCGGGTCCAGCAGACGGCTGTTCATGATCGCCATCAACTGCTGGACCAGAGGTCCGGTCTCGGACACCGGCCCCACCTCCTTGACGTCCAGTGTCAAGTACTTGACGGAAGGTGTCAAGTACCGATTCGCACCACCAGTTTGCCCTGTGCCCGACCGCTTTCCTGACGCTCGTGCGCGGCGCGGACCTCGTCGAACGGGAAAACCTGCTCGACCTCGACACGCACCTGGCCCGCGTCGACCAGGCGCGCGATCTCGGCCAGCGCGTGCCCGTCCGGCTCGACCAGGAAGGGGATGGCGGTGACGCCGCGTGACCCGGCGGCCGTGGCGAGCTCGTCCGAGACGCCGCCGGGCACAGCGACGACGATGCCGCCCGGTTTGAGCACACGGGTCGACCGGATCGCGTTGTCGCCACCGATCAGGTCGACCACGACGTCCTGGTCGCCGGTCACGTCCTCGAACCGGACGGTCCGGTAGTCGATGCCCTCGTCAGCGCCGATCTCGCGTAGCCAGTCGTGCTTGCCCGCGCTGGCCGTACCGGTCACGTGTGCGCCCGCGGCCTTGGCGAACTGCACCGCGAAATGGCCGACTCCACCAGCCGCGGCGTGGATCAGCACACGCTGACCAGCCTTGATGGGCACGGCGTCGTGCAGGATCTGCCACGCCGTGAGCGCGGCCAACGGCACGGCTGCTGCTGCGTCGTGATCCACGGTCGACGGTTTCAGCGCGAAGTGACGCGACGGCGCCGTCACGTATTCGGCGAATCCACCGGCCTGGCGCGGGAACCACGGCATCCCGTACACCTCGTCGCCGGGCTTGAGCGTGTGCACACCGAAACCGACCGTCTCGACCACGCCGGACACGTCCCAGCCGAGGATGAACGGTGGCTCGCCCAACACGCCCGCCATGCCGCCGCCCGCGCGGGTCTTGGCGTCAACCGGGTTGACACCCGCCGAGACCACCCGCACAAGCACTTCTGTCGGCAACGGTTCCGGTCGGGGGACGTCGACCTCCTGGAGGACCTCGGGGCCGCCGAATTCGTTCTGACTGATCGCTCGCATGGTTCGACGCTATCCACTGGGTCCTACTTTCCCGCAAGGGCGACTACTATCCCATGGGAAGCATGCAGCTAGGAGGTCCTTGATGTCGCTCTCGTGTCCAACGGGACAGCACGACAAGCACGACGTGTACGCAGCGCAGTGCCCGTGCCGCGGTGTGCTGGACCTGCTGGCGAACAAGTGGGCGGCACTCGCGATCGGCGCGATGGAGAACGGGCCGCAGCGCTTCGGTGAGCTCCAACGCCGCCTGGAAGGCGTCAGCCCGAAGGTGCTGACCAACACGTTGCGCCGGTTGGAGGACGCCGGGTTCGTCGATCGGACGATCTATCCCGCTGTTCCGTTGCACGTCGAGTACGCGCTGACCGGGCTGGGGCGCAGCGTCGCCGAGCCGTTGGCCGGGCTCCGTTCCTGGGTGGAGGACAACCTGCACCGGATCACGTCCCTATAGTGGGGACGCGTGGCCTTCGTGACGATCGAGCAGGGGCGGCTCAACGGGCTGCAGGGCGATGGATGTGTTGTTTGGCGGGGGATTCCGTACGCGCAGCCGCCGGTCGGCGAGTTGCGCTGGCGTGCGCCGATGCCGGTGTCTCGCTGGGCGGGAACGTGGCCTGCCACCGACTACGGGCCCCAGTCCCTGCAACCGCAGGAGATCGGTGTCGCGCCCGCACCGTCCAGTGAGGATTGCCTGTACCTGAACGTGTGCGCGCCGCAGGGCACGCCGCCGCCCGGTGGCTGGCCGGTGCTGTTCTGGCTGCACGGCGGCGGTTACCGGACCGGTAGCGGGATCCAGGCCGGTGAGGGGCAGGCGTTCGCGCGTGCCGGGATCGTCGTGGTGACGGTCAACTACCGGCTCGGTGCGCTCGGTATGACGTATCTGGCCGGAATTCTCGGCCCGTCGGAACAAGACGCGGGCGTGTGCGCCCTGCTCGACCAGATCGCGGCTTTGCGCTGGGTCCGCGGCAACATCGGCGCGTTCGGCGGCAATCCCCAGCGGATCACGGTCTACGGCGTTTCCGCCGGCGCGAAGAGCGTCGGCAACCTGATGGCGAGCCCGCTGAGCCGGAACACGTTCTCGCAGGCGATCGTCAGCAGCGGCGGTGATCACGTCGCCACTCCCGAGCAGGGCACCGCGATCGCCGCGCGGCTGATCCGCGAACTGGGCGGCACGCGCCACCTGCGGTCGGTGCCCGCCGAGGACATTCTCGCGGCGCAGGAGCGAATCCTGACCGGGATGTCGGCCGTGTGGCTGTGGCGCCCGACGATTCACCCGAAGGTGCTGCCCGCGATGCCGACCGCACTCGTCGCCGCCGGGAGCGCGGCCGGGATCCGGCTGATGATCGGCCACAACGGCAACGAGTCGGCGACGTTCTCGGCGTTTCTCGGCGACGAGGCGATCGCGCCCGCCGACGACGTGGTGACCGGGATCTTCGGCGACACGAGGGTACTCGACACGTACCGGGACACGCGTGGCGCGGACATGGCGAAAGCCGCTTTCATGAGCGACGAGCGCTACGGCATCCCGACGCAACGACTCGCCGACGCGCAGGCGCGGCACAGCCGCGTCTACCGGTACCGCATCGACATCGCGCAGCCCGGCGTCCCCGAGTTCCTCGACGGTGCGCACGGTATGGAACTGGGCATGGTGTGGGGGCCGCCCAAGGAGGTCTCCCTGCCCAGGGAGATCACCGCCGCGCAGATCCACGAGGCGTGGGTGAGTTTCATCGAGGACGGCATCCCGTTGCCCAGCTGGCCACCGTACGGCGAGACGCGACCGGTCATGGTCTTCGACGAGGACAGCCACGTCGAGTACGACCCGAACCGCCGGGAGCGCCTGGCGTGGGGCGACATCTCGTGGCAGCCCGGCGCCTGGTTCCGGTTCTAGCCTGGGTCGAGGCCCCTGGCGAGGCGCAGCAGTGCCTCACGCAGGCGCAGTGGCATTTCTCCATGGCGGACAAGGCTTTCGCTGAGCCACATCAGTTCGGCGATGTTGTACGCGGTGACCGGCCCGACCGCCGTGAGGTACTCGGCTGTGCTCTGCGCCCACATTCCTGTGAGCACAGCGACTTCGTGGTCCTCGCGGCCGAGCAGCCGGACCAGCGCGCCTTCCTGCGTGATTCGCCAGACGCCGGGTGCGGCCTTGCGGCCCAGTTCTCGTAATCGGTCTGACGCGGTCCGGATCTCCTCGGCCGCCAGCCTGCTCTCCCGCTCGAACACGTGTTCGATCTTCTGGGTTGGCGGGTGTTGTGGGCAAATCCGCGTAACCCCCGAGGGGGAGAAACGGCTGCTCAACGCGACAGTCGTGCTCGCACTGTCGTCCCGCCGCCCGCGATGCCCGTCGCCGCCAGCGCGATGATCGTGAACAGTCCCGCGGTCTCGGCTGAGGCCTCGTCGATGATGAGCGAACCGGACCGGCCGACGATGAAACCCGCGTACAGCAGCCAGCACTGCAAGCAGGTGGCCAGCGCGCCGATCACGGTGGTGATCGCCGAGACACCGGCGACGGCCATGGCGAGGGCGAACAAACCGATCTCGTGGCCGGTCGTGGCACCGGCGAGCGATGCGGCCAGGGTGGCGAGGATGCCCGCCGCGAAACCCGCCGCGGATCCCAGCGCTCCGGAGATCCTCGGCCATCTGTGCATGTCCTTGGCACCTCTCACCATTGGACTCACCCACGGCGGCCGGGTTGCGGCACCCGGCGTCGACGGGGCTTTGACGCGGTGGGCAGGTTCTTTTATGTCGTCTTGATCCCACCAGGTGGAAGACCCTGGTACGAGATCTACCCGATCGTGTGAAAGGGGAAGCGGTTACGCTGAGTTCGTCCCGGTGCGAACGAAGGAGATGGACATGAGCGCGACCGTCGGCGACCTGGTCGAGGATTTCGAACTGCCGGACTCGACGGGAACACCGCGGCGGCTGACCGAGTTCCTGGAGAAGGGCCCGGTCGTGTTGTTCTTCTACCCGGCCGCGATGACCAAGGGCTGCACGATCGAATCCTGCCATTTCCGCGACCTGGCCGCGGAATTCGCGCAGCACAACGCCCAGCGCGTCGGCATCAGCGCGGATTCGCCCGACAAGCAGCGCCAGTTCTCCGACCTGCACAGCTTCGACTACCCGTTGTTGTCCGATGTGGACGGTGTGGTCGCCGGGCAGCTCGGTGTCCGCCGCAAGCTCGGCATCGGCCCGCTGAAAACCCGCCGGATGACCTTCGTGATCGGCACGGACCGCAAGATCCTCGCCGTCATCCGCTCCGAACTGGACATGAACGGTCACGCGGACCGCGCGCTGGAAACCCTCGCCGCCCAGAACTGAATAAGCTGTCCCCGTGGCGGTGATCTTGGTGACGGGCATGTCGGGTACGGGGAAGTCGTCGGCGCTGAACGAACTGGCACAGCGCGGATACCGGGTGGTGGACACGGACACGGGCGGCTGGATCGAGGACCTCCCGCTGCCTGACGGCTCCGGCACGGAACCGCAATGGCGTGCGGACCGGATCGACGCGCTGCTGACCGAACACGAACGGTCGGGCGAGCCGCTGATCATCCAGGGAACGGTGTGGAACCAGAGCACGTTCTACCCGCGGTTCGACCACGTAGTGCTGTTCAGCGCGCCCTTGGACGTCATGCTCCAACGCATCGCCGGCCGGGACACGAACCCTTTCGGCAAGACCGCGGCGCAACGCGCCCGGATCACCGCCGACAAGGAAGAGATCGAACCGCTGCTGCGTGAATCGGCGACCGTCGAGATCGACACGAGGAAGCCCCTCACCGAAGTGGCGGATCAGCTGGCCGCCCTCGCCGGACCACCATCCCGGCACTGACGCTGCGCGGTGTTTCAGGACAAGGCTGCCTGCCGCGGAATGAGCTCCGTGTACGGGGATTCTTTGCCTCGCTGGAACTCCTTGGCGAAAGCGCTTTCGCCGATGGCGGCTTCCACAGCTGCCGTTATCCGGTCCACGTCGTAGCGCTGGCCTTTCGGCAATGGATGGCCGACGGATTCACGGGCCGCCGCTGCCGCGCCCAGCAGTCGTGCGGCTGAAATGTGGTTGCCTGCCTTGGCTTCTGTTCCCGCCAGGCCTTCCAGCGTCAGCGCCATCGCCCGCGGGTCGTCCGCGGTGCTGGCGATTCTGTGTGCTTCCAGGTGCAACGAAAGGGCTTTTTCCGTTTCACCCCGGTGTTCGGCTACGAACCCGAGTTCGGCGAGAATCAGCGAGCTGCCCAGTTCGTAGCGCTGGTTGCGGTGCCACGCCAGGACGTTCAGCAGGTGTTTCTCCGCCGTCGCCAGATCACCCGACTGGCGTGCGCCCAGTGCCAAACCGGTTTCCGCGTACATCTCAGCGGGTTTCAGACCGTGCTCCGCACCGATCCGCCGCGCCCGCTCGTGCAGGTCCCATGCCTTCGCGTGGTTCCCGCGCAGCATCTCGATTCGGCCGAGCCAGGACAGCTGGTAGGACACCTCCGGGTTCAGGCCGAGCTCTTCGGCCTTGTGCAGGCCGTCGAGGTGCACTTCGCTCGCACGGTCGTAGTCGCCCGCGATCTCGGCCAGCGTGCCGACGCTGAAGGCGACCTGGAGTTGCCCCCAGCGTTCACCGAGGCTGTCCAGCAGCTCGGCGCTCCTGGCCGTCTCACGGTAGGCGGCGTCGAAATCGCCGCGATAGCGATGCAGGTTCACGCGGTCGATCAACGCGACCGCGATCCCCCAAGTGTGGTTCAACGCCTCGAACTCGGCCAGCGCCTGCTTGGTCAGGCTCTCGCTCGGCGACACACCGCCCATGGTCGTGGTCACGTAACCGAGGAACCACAGCGCCATCGCACGGTCGGTCGGGTCCTTGATCTCGTGGGCCACGCCGAACGCCGTGTCCTCGACGACCTCGCCGGCGAGGATCGCGAGCCCGGCGTCCCACGCGAGCACCACCGCGCGCAGATCCGACGTCTCGCCGGGGATCTCCAGCACCTGGCGGATGGTCCTGCGGGCCTCGGTCAGGCGCCCGCGCAGGTACCAGTACCACGTCATCGCCTTGACCAGACGCAGAGCCAGCGGGGCTTTCTCCCGCAGCAGAGCGGTTTCCAGCGCTCTGCGCAGGTTGGCCGACTCCAGGTCGAGACGGTCAAGCCACTCGCGCTGCTCACTCGTGCGCAGCTTCGCGTCGGCCTGCTCGGCCAGGCTGACGTAGTACTCCGCGTGCCGCAGGCGCATCGCGTCGAGTTCACCTGCCTCCTGCAACTGCTCGACGCAGTACGCCACAACGGATTCGAGCAGGCGGTACCGCGGTCCCGCGCCGCTGACCACCAGTGACCTGCCGACCAGGTCCGCCACGTGGGTCAGCACGTCCTCGGGACGCACCTCGCCACCGGCGCACAACGCCTCCGCCGCGGCGAGGCCGGCACCCTCCACGTGCACAGCCAGCCTGCGCAGGACCACCTGTTGTTCGGCCGACAGCAGCTGCCAGCTCCAGTCGATCATCGCCCGCAGCGTCCGCTGCCGCGCCGGTCCGCCGCGGCTTCCGCCGCCCAGCACACGGAAACGGTCGTCGAGCCGGACGAGCAGCTCGTGTGTCCCGAGCGCGCGGACCCGGGTCGCCGCGAGCTCCAGCGCGAGCGGGATGCCGTCAAGGCGACGGCAGATCGCCGCGATGTCGGCCGCGTTGCCCGCGTCCAGTGCGAACCCGGGCGCCGTGGCAGACGCCCGCGCCACGAACAGCTGCACGGCACTGAACGCGCGCACGTCGGAAGCGGCCACGCTGGCCGCGCTCGGCACGTCCAGCGGCGGCACGTTCCACA
This window contains:
- a CDS encoding CocE/NonD family hydrolase; the encoded protein is MRSSRLLTLLTAVVAVGALSAPVSGAATSFGADISYQSIPGEGGTPMRGFVVKPTGRGDGPFPLLVMPASWSAPNLEYVGAARKLAAESGDIVISYTSRGFYDSGGEIDVAGPDTVDDVSRVIDWALANTPADVNKIGVAGISYGAGIGLLAAANDKRVKAVASMSTWADLEASLYPNATISQLSAGGLLAAGQLTGRPGPDLRRITAEFLQGKIDYARQLAPSRSASSKVDQINANGAAVFIANSFQDAIFPPNQAVDFYDRLRTPKRLMLQGGDHATSELLGAVGLSNDVWDTATDWFDRYLNGIDNGIDRTPPVQVMSANAGKWRGYQSWASAATTTDTVPLGAKTFVSGVDSAANSGIPILSGALQGYFKIPVGVFIPAVLNAGVWHGPVYSQATTVVGKPKLTTTVKSGNTGTTLVAYLYDVDPAGFGALITHKPYTIRGTKSATIDFALESISWDVPAGHHLALVVDSADLRYTSESKAGLVKIDGTLTVPRR
- a CDS encoding alpha/beta fold hydrolase encodes the protein MRDLLLLHGAGGRPDDWAGFIPLMPGFRCTAPDLTGLSTWEAMLDHLDGLGLDNPAVVGHSLGGALGIKWAHRHPECPGVVNLDGHGHPSTYPGLSADEVATWKAKLEEVFDEMAKQMPPEHVALRPLIDDGSVHDFYDGLTTRHLAVVAAKLMSAQEPFADYYNAMRRGVLADLTAAGARVTEFDGTHAMLQEKPADLARLTTDFLQAS
- a CDS encoding NADP-dependent oxidoreductase; the protein is MRAISQNEFGGPEVLQEVDVPRPEPLPTEVLVRVVSAGVNPVDAKTRAGGGMAGVLGEPPFILGWDVSGVVETVGFGVHTLKPGDEVYGMPWFPRQAGGFAEYVTAPSRHFALKPSTVDHDAAAAVPLAALTAWQILHDAVPIKAGQRVLIHAAAGGVGHFAVQFAKAAGAHVTGTASAGKHDWLREIGADEGIDYRTVRFEDVTGDQDVVVDLIGGDNAIRSTRVLKPGGIVVAVPGGVSDELATAAGSRGVTAIPFLVEPDGHALAEIARLVDAGQVRVEVEQVFPFDEVRAAHERQESGRAQGKLVVRIGT
- a CDS encoding winged helix-turn-helix transcriptional regulator produces the protein MSLSCPTGQHDKHDVYAAQCPCRGVLDLLANKWAALAIGAMENGPQRFGELQRRLEGVSPKVLTNTLRRLEDAGFVDRTIYPAVPLHVEYALTGLGRSVAEPLAGLRSWVEDNLHRITSL
- a CDS encoding carboxylesterase/lipase family protein, which produces MAFVTIEQGRLNGLQGDGCVVWRGIPYAQPPVGELRWRAPMPVSRWAGTWPATDYGPQSLQPQEIGVAPAPSSEDCLYLNVCAPQGTPPPGGWPVLFWLHGGGYRTGSGIQAGEGQAFARAGIVVVTVNYRLGALGMTYLAGILGPSEQDAGVCALLDQIAALRWVRGNIGAFGGNPQRITVYGVSAGAKSVGNLMASPLSRNTFSQAIVSSGGDHVATPEQGTAIAARLIRELGGTRHLRSVPAEDILAAQERILTGMSAVWLWRPTIHPKVLPAMPTALVAAGSAAGIRLMIGHNGNESATFSAFLGDEAIAPADDVVTGIFGDTRVLDTYRDTRGADMAKAAFMSDERYGIPTQRLADAQARHSRVYRYRIDIAQPGVPEFLDGAHGMELGMVWGPPKEVSLPREITAAQIHEAWVSFIEDGIPLPSWPPYGETRPVMVFDEDSHVEYDPNRRERLAWGDISWQPGAWFRF
- a CDS encoding AAA family ATPase codes for the protein MAVILVTGMSGTGKSSALNELAQRGYRVVDTDTGGWIEDLPLPDGSGTEPQWRADRIDALLTEHERSGEPLIIQGTVWNQSTFYPRFDHVVLFSAPLDVMLQRIAGRDTNPFGKTAAQRARITADKEEIEPLLRESATVEIDTRKPLTEVADQLAALAGPPSRH
- a CDS encoding BTAD domain-containing putative transcriptional regulator, translated to MRFGVLGPLAVWTADGREVRVPEAKVRVLLADLLVQEGRPIPVDRLADDLWGDRLPGNPANTLQTKVSQLRRALEDAEPGGRLLVSHRSGSYVMRVDVDVARFRELTARARDAADPRTRATLLSGALGLWRGPALADFADEPFAVPVIQRLTEERLAAFEEWFSARLELGEHGLAAGELTELVAAHPLRERLRGLQLRALYGAGRQTEALDSYRQLVALLDEELGLTPSPELVELHSRILRQDPALDVRVRSAVRTNLPEPLTDLVGRDTAVQSVLSLIGETRLVTLTGPGGVGKTRLALQTARQVPEAWLVEFTGLDQHGTPESCPRDDLVAEVTAATLGIHEERGALFDRLAEYLSAKDVLLVLDNCEGLVEPIATMAARLLRAVPRLRILATSQEPLGVTGEVVWNVPPLDVPSAASVAASDVRAFSAVQLFVARASATAPGFALDAGNAADIAAICRRLDGIPLALELAATRVRALGTHELLVRLDDRFRVLGGGSRGGPARQRTLRAMIDWSWQLLSAEQQVVLRRLAVHVEGAGLAAAEALCAGGEVRPEDVLTHVADLVGRSLVVSGAGPRYRLLESVVAYCVEQLQEAGELDAMRLRHAEYYVSLAEQADAKLRTSEQREWLDRLDLESANLRRALETALLREKAPLALRLVKAMTWYWYLRGRLTEARRTIRQVLEIPGETSDLRAVVLAWDAGLAILAGEVVEDTAFGVAHEIKDPTDRAMALWFLGYVTTTMGGVSPSESLTKQALAEFEALNHTWGIAVALIDRVNLHRYRGDFDAAYRETARSAELLDSLGERWGQLQVAFSVGTLAEIAGDYDRASEVHLDGLHKAEELGLNPEVSYQLSWLGRIEMLRGNHAKAWDLHERARRIGAEHGLKPAEMYAETGLALGARQSGDLATAEKHLLNVLAWHRNQRYELGSSLILAELGFVAEHRGETEKALSLHLEAHRIASTADDPRAMALTLEGLAGTEAKAGNHISAARLLGAAAAARESVGHPLPKGQRYDVDRITAAVEAAIGESAFAKEFQRGKESPYTELIPRQAALS